TCACCGAAGATCAGCTTATGGCCATTCAAAAAGAGATCTTTACCAATCCTGTAACCCAGATTTCTTCTTACAAGCCCTTAAATGTTGATTCTGACTGGATCCTCTGGGTCGGCTACAGACCAGGCGTGCGGGACAACCCCGGAAGCACGGCCACAGAAGCTGTTCAGGACTTCCTTGGGCTTCGCGTGAAGCCCAACGAGGGCATCTATACTTCAAAGAGGTACTGCCTGAAGGGTGGCAACCTCTTTTTCGAAGACGCGGACCAGATTGCCCGCGAGCTTCTTGCCAATGACACGATCCAGCAGTGTAAGGTCTTTTCTCGAAAAGACTGGAATCCCGACAGGGGCGTAGGGATTATCATACCACGGGTAGAGCTGGATCACACACCCACAGTTACGGCCATTTCCATTGATACCGACGAAACGCTCATGCGTATTAGCAATGAACGGAACCTGGCGTTGAATCCGAATGACATCCCGACCATCCGCGCCTACTACCTCAGAGAGGATGTCCTTGCCCAGCGCCGGCAAGTCCAGCTTTCGGCGCCCACTGATGTTGAACTGGAATACATCTCCCAGGCCAGGAGCGATCACTGCAACCACAACACCTTCAGGGGCCTTTTCCATTATCGAGACCTGGCGACAGGCAAGAGCCAGGAGGTGGATAACCTCTTTGCCACGTGTATTGAGGCGCCCACGCTGGCCATTAAGAAGAAAAAGCCGTGGGTTGTTTCAGTCCTTTGGGATAATGCAGGGGTGGGGCGCTTTAACGATGATTACTATTACGTCATTACGGGTGAGACCCACAATTCCCCTTCCAATATGGAGGCCTATGGCGGGGCCATTACCGGGATCGTCGGGGTTTACCGGGACCCAATGGGTACGGGTAAAGGCTCTAAGCTGATTATGGGCATGTACGGATACTGCGTGGGACCTCGAGACTATGGTGGAGAGTTAACGCCCCGGCTTCATCCAAGACGCTTACTTGACGGCGTCATCGAGGGGGTCAGGGATGGCGGCAACAAGAGCGGTATTCCCACTCCTTTCGGACAGGTGTGGTTTCACGAAGGTTACCTCGGAAAGTGCCTGGTCTTTGTGACTGCCATGGCCCTCATGCCTGCTCTTGTCAAGGGAAGGCCCTGCGAGGAAAAAACCACGTCTGCCGGCGATCTGATAGTTATGTGCGGCGGCCGAGTGGGAAAAGACGGCATCCATGGCGTCACTGCGGCCTCTGAGGGTTTCTCGGCTCACACTCCTGCCGGTCACGTTCAGATCGGAGACCCGTACACCCAGAAAAAGATGCACGATTTTCTCTTGGAAGCCCGTGATGAGGGCCTCATTGTTTTTCTGACGGATAACGGTGGTGGCGGACTCTCATCATCCATCGGGGAGTCGGCCCGGTTCAGCAACGGTTGTGTGGTTGAACTGGAAAAGGTCCCATTGAAATACGAGGGGCTGGACCAATGGGAAATCTGGGTCTCTGAATCCCAGGAACGGATGACAGTGGCCGTTCAGCCGGAAGATCTGGAACAATTTATGGCCCTTTCGGAAAAACACGCAGTGGAAAGCACGGTCATCGGCCGCTATACGGACTCTGGAAAACTCCACATTACTTACGATGGCCAGACGTGTGCGTATGTGGATCTGAGTCTGCTTACCTCGCAGTTTCCCCAGTGGACCTTTGATGCAGAATGGACTCCCCCTGAGCTAAGAGGGCTTGTTGAGCCGGTCCTTGGTGAGCCAAGTGACGCATCGAGTTTGCTTCTCGCTCTCCTTTCCCGGCCCAACATTTGCTCAAAGGAATGGATCATCCGGCAATATGACCATGAAGTGCAGGGAACAAGCGTGATAAAACCGCTTGTTGGAAAAGATCGCGACGTAAACAGCGACGCGGCCGTTATCCGCCCCGTCCTGGATTCGCTTCGGGGACTTGCCGCAGCCCAGGCCCTGCTGCCCAATTATTCCCAGATCGATACTTA
This Deltaproteobacteria bacterium DNA region includes the following protein-coding sequences:
- a CDS encoding phosphoribosylformylglycinamidine synthase is translated as MPACLEITLRPDLFDAEGAAVCRKANDYFGLNVELVRAVNILTIDVDLTEDQLMAIQKEIFTNPVTQISSYKPLNVDSDWILWVGYRPGVRDNPGSTATEAVQDFLGLRVKPNEGIYTSKRYCLKGGNLFFEDADQIARELLANDTIQQCKVFSRKDWNPDRGVGIIIPRVELDHTPTVTAISIDTDETLMRISNERNLALNPNDIPTIRAYYLREDVLAQRRQVQLSAPTDVELEYISQARSDHCNHNTFRGLFHYRDLATGKSQEVDNLFATCIEAPTLAIKKKKPWVVSVLWDNAGVGRFNDDYYYVITGETHNSPSNMEAYGGAITGIVGVYRDPMGTGKGSKLIMGMYGYCVGPRDYGGELTPRLHPRRLLDGVIEGVRDGGNKSGIPTPFGQVWFHEGYLGKCLVFVTAMALMPALVKGRPCEEKTTSAGDLIVMCGGRVGKDGIHGVTAASEGFSAHTPAGHVQIGDPYTQKKMHDFLLEARDEGLIVFLTDNGGGGLSSSIGESARFSNGCVVELEKVPLKYEGLDQWEIWVSESQERMTVAVQPEDLEQFMALSEKHAVESTVIGRYTDSGKLHITYDGQTCAYVDLSLLTSQFPQWTFDAEWTPPELRGLVEPVLGEPSDASSLLLALLSRPNICSKEWIIRQYDHEVQGTSVIKPLVGKDRDVNSDAAVIRPVLDSLRGLAAAQALLPNYSQIDTYHMVACTIDEAVRRVVAVGADPDRIGGVDNFCWPSVQYARIDNPDGKYKAAQLVRANWALRDVCRAYEIPLLSGKDSMYVDGHLKGLYGETHKVSAFPTLQFSCTGVVEDVTRCVTMDAKFAGDLVYVVGETRNELGASEYYEHFGYVGLHVPRLEPDSCMKCYRALSQAIKEELLASCHGIYRGGLGVHLALVSMGGGLGMAVDLSGVPRVGAEHDHVILYSETPGRFIVTIDPKDHSSFESVMDAVPYGCVGTISEAPELVINGLKGESLINMSVSELKAAWQGPFGELV